From Candidatus Thermoplasmatota archaeon, the proteins below share one genomic window:
- a CDS encoding MoaD/ThiS family protein yields the protein MKIKVRIPKTNNVREIQIKKGSTVADLLKNLNIKPDTVIAMSKNMPIPVDDTLNENQEITIIHVSSGG from the coding sequence TTGAAGATAAAAGTTAGGATACCAAAAACAAATAATGTAAGAGAAATCCAAATAAAAAAAGGATCTACTGTTGCAGATTTACTAAAAAACCTCAATATTAAACCAGATACAGTTATAGCAATGAGCAAAAACATGCCTATCCCAGTTGATGATACCTTAAACGAAAATCAAGAAATTACAATTATTCATGTTTCATCAGGAGGATAA